Proteins found in one Terribacillus sp. DMT04 genomic segment:
- a CDS encoding ABC transporter ATP-binding protein: MIEFKNVTKRYMTKTALRDANLKLDQGKIIGFVGLNGAGKSTTMKLIAGLAVPTKGSIEIDGEKVTRRIASKVSYLSELDEYYAFYTVQQTIDFFATQFKDFNKQKAEEIRAYMNLDANTKVKHLSKGNRGRLKIILTLSREVPVLLMDEPLSGLDPLVRDSIVKGLITFVDTEKQTVLLSTHQIMEVEMILDEVIAMKDGAVVDHRNVEDLRYDEQQGILEWMGAIYE, from the coding sequence AAAAATGTGACAAAGCGATACATGACGAAAACAGCATTACGAGATGCTAACCTGAAGCTTGATCAAGGGAAGATCATTGGCTTTGTCGGGTTAAATGGAGCGGGAAAATCCACAACAATGAAATTGATTGCTGGACTTGCTGTACCAACAAAAGGGTCAATTGAAATTGACGGGGAGAAAGTGACACGCCGAATCGCATCAAAGGTCAGTTATTTATCAGAGCTGGATGAGTATTACGCCTTTTATACTGTCCAGCAGACGATTGATTTCTTTGCAACGCAATTTAAGGATTTTAACAAACAGAAAGCAGAAGAAATTCGAGCGTATATGAATTTGGATGCCAATACGAAGGTGAAGCATCTTTCCAAAGGAAACCGCGGACGTTTAAAGATCATCTTAACGTTATCGAGAGAAGTGCCTGTCCTGCTGATGGATGAGCCGCTTTCGGGTTTGGATCCGCTTGTGCGTGATTCCATCGTAAAAGGGTTAATTACATTTGTGGACACAGAAAAACAAACTGTTCTGCTCTCCACGCATCAAATTATGGAAGTGGAAATGATTCTTGATGAAGTTATCGCAATGAAGGATGGTGCTGTCGTTGATCATCGTAATGTCGAAGATCTTCGCTACGATGAGCAGCAGGGCATTTTGGAATGGATGGGTGCGATTTATGAGTAA
- a CDS encoding ABC transporter ATP-binding protein, translating into MQKQPAVEIKQVTKVIRGRKIIDNINFSIYPGEVFGFLGPNGAGKTTTIRMIVGLMGITDGEILIKGNSIKTSHGAAMKHIGAIVENPEMYKYLSGYLNLVHFARMGDNVDKQRIDEVIELVGLKNRIHDKVKTYSLGMRQRLGIAQALLHSPDVLILDEPTNGLDPAGIREMRHYIRNLAEKEGLAVIVSSHLLSEMELMCDRIGVLQHGKMLGVQQVHELSNEQTQIVSFQVEPAEQAAIVLRDMGSKKPQMKDDKVLIELTRDEIPVAAAKLTKEAINIYGIQAETKTLEDTFLELTGGKEIV; encoded by the coding sequence ATGCAAAAACAGCCAGCAGTTGAAATTAAGCAGGTTACCAAGGTCATACGCGGTCGCAAAATTATTGATAATATCAATTTCTCTATTTATCCAGGGGAGGTGTTCGGCTTTCTGGGGCCGAACGGAGCTGGTAAGACAACGACAATCCGAATGATTGTCGGGTTAATGGGCATTACAGATGGCGAGATTCTGATTAAGGGCAATAGTATTAAGACATCTCATGGTGCAGCCATGAAACATATTGGAGCAATTGTTGAAAACCCGGAAATGTATAAGTATTTGTCCGGATATCTGAATCTTGTACATTTTGCGAGAATGGGTGACAACGTCGATAAACAACGAATTGATGAGGTAATTGAGTTAGTTGGTCTGAAAAATAGAATCCACGACAAAGTGAAGACCTATTCTCTAGGCATGCGGCAGCGTCTTGGTATCGCGCAAGCATTGCTGCACAGTCCGGATGTTCTTATTCTCGATGAACCGACAAACGGACTTGATCCAGCGGGTATCCGCGAGATGCGTCATTATATTCGGAACTTAGCAGAAAAAGAAGGGCTCGCAGTCATTGTCTCAAGCCACTTGTTAAGTGAAATGGAATTAATGTGTGACCGAATTGGTGTTCTTCAACACGGTAAGATGCTCGGGGTGCAGCAAGTTCATGAATTGTCTAATGAACAAACACAAATCGTCAGCTTCCAAGTTGAACCAGCAGAACAAGCGGCCATCGTGCTTCGAGATATGGGCAGCAAGAAACCACAAATGAAGGATGACAAAGTTTTGATTGAACTGACACGTGACGAAATCCCAGTCGCTGCAGCCAAGCTCACCAAGGAAGCTATTAATATCTACGGCATCCAAGCAGAAACAAAAACATTAGAAGATACGTTCTTGGAATTGACTGGAGGGAAGGAAATTGTCTAA